The Pelobates fuscus isolate aPelFus1 chromosome 2, aPelFus1.pri, whole genome shotgun sequence genome has a segment encoding these proteins:
- the LOC134585995 gene encoding somatostatin receptor type 4-like: protein MALYRKNSNSRAHTHTHCKQLHCIICHISLFLPPSLHRLSCTVSLRCIFKLRISGPATASSLHSYGTVTMTTSPDLLVPVEAKVLLSTWNQSRGLSGTLYPFNVMSSSRNTNSTSAPMEKEKDISMIVIQFIYAIVCLIGLIGNSMVIFVILRYAKMKTATNIYILNLAIADELFMLSVPFLAASAALQHWPFGSGMCRTVLSVDGINMFTSVFCLTVLSVDRYVAVVHPLRAARYRRPTVAKMINICVWIVSLLVISPILIFADTDSSNGVVVCNLLWPQPSWSTVFVIYTFLLGFFLPVIAICLCYILIIVKMRAVALKAGWQQRKKSEKKITRMVLMVVTVFVICWMPFYIVQLLNLFLPHMDATINHISLILSYANSCANPILYGFFSDNFKRSFQRIVCFRWLENGTDEPVDYYATALKSRVCNNHPLDFQQEPLQSDPCYKHGTITRTTTL from the coding sequence ATGGCTTTATACAGAAAGAACAGCAAtagcagagcacacacacacacacactgcaagcagctgcACTGCATCATCTGTCATATatccctctttctccctccctcccttcaccGTCTCTCTTGCACAGTCTCGCTCAGATGCATTTTTAAGCTGAGGATCTCTGGTCCAGCCACAGCGTCTtcactgcattcctatgggacagtTACAATGACTACATCCCCTGATCTGCTGGTGCCAGTGGAGGCCAAGGTTCTACTGAGCACATGGAACCAGTCCAGGGGCCTGTCCGGGACTCTGTACCCATTCAACGTGATGAGTAGCTCAAGAAACACTAACAGCACCAGTGCTCCCATGGAGAAGGAGAAGGATATAAGCATGATAGTGATCCAGTTCATTTATGCCATTGTGTGCCTCATTGGACTAATCGGGAATTCCATGGTGATTTTTGTCATTCTAAGATATGCCAAAATGAAAACTGCCACCAATATTTACATCTTGAACTTGGCTATTGCAGATGAGCTCTTTATGTTGAGTGTCCCTTTCCTGGCTGCTTCTGCAGCGTTGCAGCACTGGCCATTTGGCTCAGGGATGTGCCGCACAGTCCTTAGTGTGGATGGCATTAACATGTTCACCAGTGTGTTTTGCCTGACAGTCCTAAGTGTGGACAGGTACGTGGCCGTGGTCCACCCTCTCCGGGCTGCCAGATATAGGCGACCAACTGTGGCCAAGATGATTAACATTTGCGTGTGGATTGTATCTCTTCTGGTCATTTCCCCAATTCTAATATTTGCAGACACAGATTCCTCTAATGGGGTTGTAGTGTGCAATCTTCTGTGGCCACAGCCCTCATGGTCTACCGTGTTTGTCATTTACACCTTTCTTCTAGGCTTCTTCCTGCCCGTGATTGCTATCTGTCTATGCTACATCCTTATCATAGTTAAAATGAGAGCAGTGGCACTGAAGGCAGGCTGGCAACAGAGGAAAAAGTCAGAGAAAAAGATTACTCGCATGGTGCTGATGGTAGTTACTGTCTTTGTTATCTGTTGGATGCCCTTCTATATTGTTCAGCTCCTCAACCTTTTCCTACCCCACATGGACGCAACCATAAACCACATTTCACTTATTCTCAGTTACGCCAACAGTTGTGCCAACCCAATTCTCTATGGCTTCTTCTCAGATAACTTTAAGAGATCTTTCCAGAGAATTGTCTGTTTTCGTTGGCTTGAGAATGGTACAGATGAACCTGTGGATTATTATGCTACAGCCCTGAAGAGTAGAGTGTGTAATAACCACCCATTGGACTTCCAGCAAGAGCCTCTCCAGTCTGACCCTTGCTACAAACATGGGACAATTACAAGGACCACCACACTATAA